The nucleotide window AAATCGATATCCATATGTAAGGCTACTGAATCACGAGAGAAGTTACTAATGTATTCGAAAGCTGCATCAGCGATGGCGAAAATAAAAGAACCATGGGCGGTGTTATGTAAGTTTAAGAAATCTTTAGCCACAACTCCAGAAACCCTAGCGTAACCTTCCCTTATCTCCTCCAATTCTATGTTAAGAAATTTAAGAAAAGGACTCTCTTTCATTATTTAAACTCCCTTAAATTTAGGCTCTCTTTTCTCTTTGAATGATGATATACCTTCCTTAAAGTCCTCAGTTTTTCCTAAATAACCTTGTATGGCGGATTCGTACTCTAAAAACCTTTCTAGATCATTATACAATACTAAATTAGCCATTCTCTTTCCAGCAATATAAGACTGGAATGGACCATTTAGGATTTTATTAGCCATTTCCTCAGCGTCGTAAAGTGGATTTTCCGATATCTTCAACAATCCCCATCTCTCGGCATCCTCTGCAGTAAATTCCCCTCCTAGGACAGCAATCTCATAGGCTCTTTGATCTCTAGTCAGCTTCAAAAGGAAGTACGCTACTCCAGTGTCTGAAGCTAATCCAAGTCTTTGAAATGCAGTAACGAATTTGACTTCACGCTTAGCGAATTTGAAATCTGTAGATAAGCTTATCCCTATACAAGCTCCAGCTGTAACACCATTTATTGCAGCTATGTAAATTTTATCTGAAAAACGTATCTCCCTAATTATTGGATAAAACGTCTCCCGTAAGTCTATCGTAAAATCTGGGGCGAACTCATTTACGTCAGCCCCTACGCAGAATGCCCTTCCTTCACCAGTCAGTATTACAGTTCTAATTTTCGGATTAGCGTTAATTTCTTTAAGTTTTGATATCAGTTCATTTCTCATTTCCAAGTTCAACGCGTTTAATTTATCAGCTCTACTTATTGTAACTACTACGTACCCATCTTTATTATCTACTTTTATCATTCTCCCACCTAGGTTTTCTCTTCTCTAAAAACGCTCTCATACCTTCTTTAGCCTCTTTTGTATTTAAAGCCAAATAGAAATTCCTTCTTTCGAAGTCTAATCCTTGCTGTAGTAAAGTATCCCAGGCTCTAGCAACTGCCTCTTTAGCTAAAATTATAGATATTATTGGCTTTTCAGCTATTTCCCTCGCTAGTCTAATTGCCTCATCAATTAGTGAGTTATCTGGTACTACCTTATTTACTAGTCCATATCTTTCAGCTTCTTTAGAGTCTATTAATTTCCCAGTAAGCACTAGTTCCATTGCCTTATACTTTCCTAATACTCTAGTTAATCTCTGAGTACCTCCTGCTCCTGGCATAATACCTAAATTTATTTCTGGTTGACCCAGTTTTGCGGATTCTGAGGCAATTATAATATCACATGCCATTGCTAATTCTAGCCCTCCTCCGGCTGTGATACCGTTTAACGCAGCTATAACTGGTTTTTTAAACGTTCTCAACTTTTCCCATAAAGGCATATGACCCTTTTTCATTATTTCCTCAAGGGGCGTTTCTAGCATCTCTTTAACGTCTGCCCCTGCCGAAAACGCTTTTCCATTCCCAGTTATTATTACGACTTTAATCTTGTCATCATTATCTAACTTGTTCAAGACATCAACTAATTCATCAACCATTTGGAAGTTGATTGCATTTAACTTATCTGGTCTGTTAAGTTTTATAATTCCTATATTATCTATAACTTCTATTTGTATTGTACTATACATATATATGTAATTCACCTGCATATAGTACTATTCGCAAAAGTTTATATAGTTTAGTATTGTAAGAAATCATGGTTAATCCAATATGACAAGAAGGGTAGCTGTAATAGGAGTAGGTAATTCGAAGTTCGGGAGAAGAGATGACGTTTCTATTCAAGAGTTAGCCTGGGAATCTATTAAAGAAGCGTTGAATGATAGTGGTGTATCTCAAAGTGATATAGGACTAGTGGTTATAGGTAGCACTGCCTATAGAGGTATTGAATTATACCCTGCTCCAATCGTTGCTGAGTATTCTGGACTAACAGGCAAAGTTCCTCTACGCGTTGAGGCAATGTGCGCTACAGGATTAGCTGCAGCCTTATCCGCATATACTGCAGTAGCTTCAGGTTTAGTTGATATTGCTATGGCAGTAGGAGTTGATAAGATGACTGAAGTTGACACCTCAACATCGTTAGCAATAGGCGGAAGAGGGGGTAATTATCAGTGGGAATATCATTTCTATGGGACCACATTCCCAACTTATTACGCACTTTATGCAACAAGACATATGGCAGTTTTTGGCACAACTGAGGAGCAAATGGCTCTAGTTTCGGTAAAGGCGCATAAGTATGGTTCAATGAACCCTAAAGCTCACTTTCAAAAACCGGTTACCGTAGAAGAAGTTCTCAAGTCCAGAGTAATCTCTTGGCCAATAAAGTTACTTGACTCTTGTCCAATAAGTGATGGTTCCGCCACTGCAGTATTTGCATCGGAGGAGAAAGTGAAGGAGTTGAAGATTGATTCTCCAGTTTGGATAACTGGAATTGGTTATGCGAATGATTACGCTTATGTTGCAAGAAGAGGAGAATGGGTGGGATTTAAGGCAACTCAGTTAGCTGCAAGGCAAGCTTATGAGATGGCTAAGGTAACTCCTAATGATATAGAAGTAGCTACGGTACATGACGCGTTTACAATAGCTGAGATAATGGGATATGAGGATTTAGGTTTTACCGAAAAGGGAAAAGGAGGCAAGTTTATAGAAGAGGGGCAAAGCGAGAAAGGTGGAAAAGTAGGAGTAAATCTATTTGGTGGTCTAAAAGCTAAGGGGCATCCATTAGGAGCTACTGGACTTTCTATGATTTATGAGATAACTAAACAATTGAGAGATGAAGCTGACAAATTACAACAACCCCTTAAGAAGTATATTGGGCTTGTTCACAATGTAGGTGGCACAGGTCACTTTGCATATGTTATGATTCTAAGAAGGTGACCTTAGATGCAAATAGATGCAATACCGTTATCAATAAAATATAAGATCAAATACCCGGACGAATTTATTGAAGCAGTTAAGAGGGGAGAAATTGTAGCTACCAAATGTAAAAATTGTGGTTCCGTTTACTTTCCCCCTCAAAAGGATTGTTATAACTGTGGTAAGAATGAGATGGAGTGGATTAAAGTATCTAATGAGGGTGAAATAATGACTTATAGTGTAGTATCTCAGAAACCTCAAGGTTTCGAAAATTATGAAGACTACGTTATAGGGATAGTCAAGACAAAGGATGGGATAAATATAATGGCATGGATTAAAGGCCAACCTAAGGTCGGTAATAAAGTAAGACTGACTACAGATGGTATGAGGATAATTGGCGAGGTGATAAGATGAGCGTTAAGTTAACTTATAATGAGATAGATCCCAAGGCATTAACTAAGGAAGAGATTAAAGAGATCCAGCGATTTAGACTTAGGGGTTTAATTAAAAGAGTTTATGAGAGCTCACCCTACTATCATAAGGTGTTTAAAGAAAGGGGATTAACGCCAGATGATATAAGAACTCTAGAGGATTTAGTTAAACTTCCTTTCACCACTAAGGAAGATTTAAGGAGATACGCTTATCCACATGGTGGCGATTTCTTAGCAGTTCCCTTTGGAAATTTAGTAGGATGGCATATGACATCAGGAACGACAGGAGTTCCCACAGTAAACGCTTATACTTGGAGCGATATTGAAATATGGACAAGCCTCGTAGCAAGAAGTCTAGTCACTGCTGGAGTTACAAAGAATGATATTGTTATGAACATTTATGGGTACGGGTTATTCACTGGTGGGATTGGCTTACATCAAGGTATCCAGAGAATAGGGGCTAAGGTGATACCGTGGAGTACTGGCAGAACTGAAGCTTTAGCTCGGGCACTAAAGGACTTTAAAGCTACTGTAATAACTGGTACTCCATCTTACGAATTGCTAATAGCTGAAACTTTACGCAAACTAAACATAGATGCTGAGAAGGAATTGCAACTTAGATTAGCAATCCCCGGTGCTGAAGCAATGTCAAAAGAGATGTTGGAGAGAATTGAGCACGAATTAGGACTAAAGGCTAGAGAAGGAAGGGCATTAGAAATTTATGGTTTAACCGAGGCTTTAGGGCCAGGAGTTGCACAAGAGTGTCCAGACGATAATCACGAATGGCTACATATATGGACTGATCATTATTTGGTTGAGATTATTGATCCAGAGACCGGTGAGAGAATTTCTGAAGATGAAGAAGGGGAAATGGTTATAACTACTCTCAGTAAGGAAGGGATGCCGTTAATTAGATATAGAACGAGAGATATTACTAGACTTATTGAAAGTGATGATGAAATACCGTTTCCTAAAATAGGAATGTTAAAAGGGAGAGTAGATGATGTGATATTCTATAAAGGTGTGAAAGTATTCCCAACTGCTATATCGAATGTTTTAATGTCTTGCGAGGAGGTAAAAGAGTTTCAAATAGTAGTAGATAAGACTAATAGGGAGCATAGATTAATAGTTAGAGTAGAAACTGAAAAACCGTCAGAAAAATTAGCTGAAAAACTGATAGAAGAAATTAGAACAGTAGCATTTGTAACGCCTGAGGTGGAGTTTGTGAGTTTAGGCACACTGCCTAGATTTGAGGGTAAGTCTAAGAGGGTAGTTATTAAAGAGTAAATTTATAGTAAACAAGAATAGTTAATTTTTAAAACTAGTTAAGAGAAATAAGAAACATGGCTAAGCTTCTTTTCGTGATAATGGACGATCCAAACAATTTGTCTGAATCCATAAGAGCTGCTCACGCCTTACACTACGCAGTAGAGCTTAAGAAGGAAGGGCACGAGGTTTACGTTTATTTTGACGGGCTAGGTACCAAAATACCAATATCCGAAAGTCCTTATAAGGGATTACGACCAGCCTATGAGAGAGCATTAAAAGAGGAAATCATATTAGGTGCATGTGGTTATTGTGCATCTCCACCTCATTTGAATATTAGAGATAAACTAATTAATTCAATAAAACTAATTGGAGATGAGGAGCATCATTACGCTTTTATTGATTTAATTAACGGAGGTTTCCAGATTATAATTTCATGATGTAGTTTTGTGTATAATTATATACAGTATAGACATACTTTAATTTTAAAACATTTGTAATTTTAGGTATAACTAAATTAAGTAATAACATTCTTGAAAAAATATATTGTTGAAATAAACGTAATATTTATAAAGTATGAATGTAACATAGAATATAGGTGAGTAAAAAGTGAGTAGTCTTAAGATATATAAGGAATTGGATTTGACTAGTTCTTCGTGTGCTGGGCCTATTGGTGAGTTGTCCAGTGTTATTGATGAGTTGAGGGATGGCGAGGCTGTTAAGGTCATTTTGGGTGATGAGGCCACTAAGAAGGACATTACTTTGTGGAGTAAGAAGAAGGGCTTGAAAATAGTACAAGAGTCGCAAGAGGGAAGCAAGTACGTATTATTAATAAGCAAATAGGAGATGAGGTAAATGGCTAAAAGGGTTATAATAGCAGGAGGAAATATTGCGGGCACAATTGTAGCAAACAGGTTAGTTCAAAAGTTAGAACATGAGGTTAATAAAGGAGATGTTGAAATAGTAGCATTAAATAAGTCAGATGAACACATCTATCTACCGGGGCAGTTATTAGTTGGTTTTGGTCTTGAAACTCCAGGAGAATTAGTGAGGAAAGAAAGCGAACTGCTGGATCCTAGAATCAAATTCCTACATGGGCAGAAGGGTACGATTAGCAAAATAGATGTTGCTAATCACTCAGTTCAAACCGCGGATGGAGTTTCACATAGTTATGACTATCTAGTAATAACTACGGGTGTAGATTACACATGGGACGAAATACCCGGCTATAGGTCTGCTGCACATACAGTATACGAGTATGATGATGCTATTAAAATGAGGGAAGCTTTAGAGAAATTTGATGGCGGTACAATTGTCGTTAATACGGCTAAATTGCCTCATAGATGTCCAGTTGCTCCATTAGAAGTTACATTAATTCTAGACGATTATTTAAGAAAGAGAGGGATTAGGGATAAGACTAAGATAATTTACACCTATCCCGTTCAAGGAGTATTTGGAAGACCAATAACCAATAAGTTCATGCTGAGATTATTTGAACAAAGAGGAATAGAAGTTCACTCTCCATTTACGGTAACTAGTGTTGATCCCAACAATAAGGTTATAGAATCGCAAGAAGGTGAAAAGTTAAAGTTCGATATGTTAATTGGCATACCACCTAATATGGGCGCTAAGGTTATTGAGGATTCTGGAATAGGAGATAGAAGGAGATGGGTTCCAACAGACAAATTTACACTTAGAATGAAGGATCACTCTAATGTTTACGTAATGGGTGATGCTACTGACTTACCAGTCTCTAAGGCGGGCTCAACAGCTGATTTCGAATCTTATACTGTTGCCCACAATATCGCAAATGACATAAAGGGAAATCTTGGAGTTAAACATTATGGAGGAGACGTTCTATGCTATATAGCTACTGGTACTGATCAAGCTACTTATATAAGATTTAGCTATACTATGAACGAGAGTCCACCACCACCTTCATATGTACACTGGTGGGGCAAGATAATGTATAACAAGATGTACTGGACTGTTACAGCCAAAGCTGTGGTTTAACATGAAAACAGGGATTATAGTGGGTTCAAATGAGCGTTCAAGATTAACATATGCTGCGATGACTTCCGTTATAATATCATCTATGGGCGATGAAGTTTACGTTTTTTTGACAATGGACGCAGTTAAGGGATTTACTAAAAATCCAGAGGTAAAGAGTGAAGATATCTCCTCTAAAATTATGGTTGAGAAGAAGGAAGAAGATTATATGAGTTTATTCAGAAAAGCTAAAAAGAGTGGGAAGGTTAAGATATATGCTTGCTCTTATGCCAGTAAGTTATTTGGCTATGCCAAGGATGACTATAATGACATAGTTGATGAAATAGCTGGGATAACTACATTTAGTATGGATGTTGAAGGTGGGCAAATAATTTCGGTGTGGTAAACATGCAGACTATTAATCTTGAGAAGCTAGCTTCAAAAATCGATGAGAAGAAGATAGATGAATTAGCAGAATTAATGGACTTAACTCCAGCTCTTAATGAGGCTTTGAAAAAGGTTAATGAGCTTAAGGAATCAGGCGCATTAGATGCCATAGTGAATTCTGCTTATGTTGTTAAGACTTTTCGTGATATGTTGAACGATGAGGCCATACAAAGCCTAGGGAACATAGTTTCCTCACTTTTAGAGTTTGGCAAGGCTATCTCTAAGCCAAAAATCTTTGAAAATACTATGGCGATTATGGACAACTCAGATGTGTTGGCGGACTTCGTTAATAAACTGAAGATGTTAAAAGAAGATGGTACCTTAGACGTTTTAATTAACATGGCATATACAGCAAGAACGCTTCGTGATATGTTAAACGATGAGGCTATCCAGAACCTTGCCTCTACAGTTTCTTCTTCATTGGAGGTAATGAAACTTATAACCCAAAAGGCTGAGCCAGTAAAAGCGTTATTAGATAAATCAAGCGTTATTAACGATCTTTTAGTTAGATTGGAAGATATGAAAAACGATGGTACTTTAGATATTTTAATGAATTCTGCTTATGTTGTTAAGACTTTTCGTGATATGTTGAACGATGAGGCCATACAAAGCCTAGGTAGGTATATATCCAATTCTTTAGAGATAATGAGGGAAATTGATGATGAGACTTTAAAATCCATAAAGTCAACTATGAAGAAAATGAGGCTTATAGAAAACGTCTTAACTAAAGTAGAGGAACTAGATAAAAATGGTGCACTGGATGTAGCCTTTGATATGGCCTATGTAGCAAAGACCTTACGCGATATGTTGAACGATGAGGCCATTACTCATCTATCGAGTTATGTATCGCAGTTTTTGGAGGTTTATCCAAAGGCATTGGATTTCTTTGAAATAGCATTTAGTAATGTACCATATAGAATGATGAGAGCTATTGCTTCTGAAGAAGTAAAGAAGACTTTAGAATCACCACCAAAAGTCTCATTGGGAGGTATTGTTAGGCTATTATCTGATCCAGAAATTCAGAGAGGCCTAGGAGTTATCTTTACTGTGATTAGAGCTATAGGAAAGGAATTTAGTACTAAGTAGGTTTTTTTCCTAATTTTTCTAACTCTATTGATCACAAAATATTTAAGAAATGTTTTGAAATAGAGGCTTATGAGAATAGCTTTAACATATGATAAGTCCCAAGAATTAAAACCTTTAGATCAAGCGGAAATTATAGGGATAATTGATGAGGAGAAAAGGGAAGTTGAACAATATGAGAACCCTGGAATAGGTAGTAAGGAAGCTACGATGTCAGTAATTCTGGATTTAAATGCAGATGCAATAGTGGTAGGTCCAAAGTTCTTGTGTCCAGGTTCTTATATGATGTCATATGGTAGACTAAGATACATTCCTACAAAGTATGGGAATCTCAAGGATGTATTAGAGCATTTAGAGGAGATAAAGAAGAACATGAAGGAAGAATTGGAAGAAGAAATGTATGCAGAAGAAATGGAAGAGTTTTAATCGTTAAATAATTTGTAGCATTCGTCTATCTCATATACGGAGTATATTCTTTCTCGTGCATCATCTAAACAAGGTAATGTTTTTATTAGACCTTTTTCCCTAAGTATTCTTAGCGCGTATCTTAACGTGCGTGTTGGTAATTTAGTTTGATCTTGTAATTCTTTGAATCTAATCACCTTCTTTTCCAATATAACCTTCAATACAAGTTTTGCTGAGGGCGGGAGTTTTTCCACATTTTATCTTTTTACTCATATTTCTTAAGACTTTCGCTATGTGCAAATAAGTAGTTTTATCCCAAATTTTTGGTTAGTAACTTATACCACAATGTACCATTATCATCCATTCCTTTTTCAATTTCATAACCCATTATCATCCATAATTCTATTCCACCTAACATATTGTAGACTTTTACTTCTTTAAATAAAGAAGGTTCAGTATAAACAAGCCATGTGGATCTATTGGCGTGTTCGCATATAATTGCTACACCATTTTTAACTAAATTATTTTTGCTTAATACCAACGGAAATAACTCTTTAAAGTAGTCTAAAGGTAGTAATATTGACCCTGGTATATGATGGTCTTCGTATTCCCAAGGTTGCCTGACATCAATTAGCGTAATTGCCTTATTCTTGACTAGTTTCCTAATTACTGATGGTGGTACGTTTTGTATGTTTGGATAAAAAGGAGACCTTCTCTCGGTTATTAACATCATAATCTAAACCTTTTATTGAGAATTTAAATTTGTTGAAATTTTAGATCTTCAAAACTACTTTTATTTAAAATGAAATTTACAAAAAATGCATAAACATTATGATAGCTAACTTTTTATTTTCTTAGGAGAATATGCTAACTTGATGGCTATTGATAAGCTGATTGATAAATTTAGAGTTAATTTAGATAAGTACAAAAAAATGGGATTGAATCCGCTATCGCTTGCTACAGGATGTGCAGTAAAAGTAGATTTAATAGACACAGTTTACCCAGCTATACGGAAGATAAGAGACGAATTGGTGAAAAGAAATATAGAAATATTACCTAGAGAAGATGCTGACATTTTCGTAAGTAGAGAGAAGATTTACATAAAGAGAGTGATTAACGGCGGAGAGTTTGACGCAGATAGAGCCGTTAGCCTTATTCAGGTTAACCAAGAGACATCAGGGAATCCTGATAAGTTTGCTGAGTTCCTATTGAAAGTTTACACTTCGATAAAAACTACTAGAAAGCTCACAATAGGTAAAGGTCATTCAATAGTTACCTCAAATCCTAAGGGTGAAGTGGCAGTATTAGATCTATTCAGACTAGAAGGAGGAAAGGAGAGATCTTACACTGTTGCAAATAACGACACTATTCAAATAGTAGATCCTTTGGATGACCCTGGATCTCAGATGCAAGTTGATGTGGCTATTTCCAATTCTTTAAATGACCTTTTTACTAAGGGTGTTTTTCAAGATTTAAGGATGATTCCGGTCGTTGATGCTCCAATGGATGATCTAAAGGAACAATTGCTGAAAAACGCTGAAAATTATTCTAGGGAATATTCAATTGAATTATTAAGCGATGTTCAACCTAATTCCAAAACATTAATGATAGGAGCTACTGTAATAGGTAAGTCCGATCATGAATTACCAACATATTACAATAGGGTTAATGAAAACATGGAAATCCTAGTGACCAGACCAGTTGGTGAATTAACGCCAATAAATGTGTTTATGTGGATGCTGACTGTTCCCGAGTTAATAGAAGATATGGAAGCTAGGGGAATTACTATACAGAGAGTAGAAGAAGCTAAGAGAAAAGCCCTAATGTACATGAGGAAACCTAATAATGAAGTAGCTAAAATTATATACGATCATCTACCACCCTTTGGAGGCTCATTTGACGAAAATTCTCATATAGCCATGACTACTGATGTTACCGGTCCAGGATTATTTGTAATAAAGGAATTTGCTGAAAAGGCACAAGTAGATGTGGAGTTGTTTGATATCCCAGTAATAGATCCGGATATACATGAGTTCGCCACCGAGAATTTTATCATACCAAATTCTACTGCAGGGACAAACGGAGCCATAGTTATTTTCGCTCATAAGAGAGTTATAGATGAAATTTTCGATGAATTGAAAAGGAAGTCGCAAGAACCTTATATCATAGGTAAGGTTACTGGGAAAGGAAATGGTACCGTTATAGTCCCACCAACTATTACAAAGTACATTCATAGAAATAATGTGTTAAGACAGTTCAAAATAAGGTGAAATATTTCCTTATAAAAATATTTCATAGTAGCAGTATTTCGCCTTTTTATCTATGTTAATGTAAAATGTTCAATTATTAGTTTTTATATTAGAACTCTCCTCGTGATTTGAATGTAGAGAAATAATTAAACATTTTATTACCTAATATTCCTAGCTAAACATTTTTTACGTGATAAAATAAATAGCTAAGAGTGCAATATAATATGTGTATCCGCCAGATTTTACATATGTTAGGGTTAGTAGCTCTGAGGAAGCTACAAAATTTCTAGAATCCCACGACGATGCAAGGCCTCTAGCTGGAGGACAAAGTTTAATTCCAATGCTTAAACTTCGTGTAATATCGCCCAATTATATAGTTGACCTAAATCCTATAACGTCACTAAGTTATGTAAGAAGTTCCTTTAATTCAACTAAAATTGGTGCTCTAACTCGATATAATGAAATACTAAAGAATGATCTAGTAAGGGTAAACGTTCCATTACTTCATCAAGCAGTTAGGGTAGTAGGAGATATGCAAGTTAGAAACTTAGGTACTATTGGTGGTAGCGCTGCAAACGCTGATCCATCAGCTGATATCCCCACTGTACTTACTGCGTTAAACGCCGAAATTATTCTATCCTCAGCATCCGGCAATAGATCAGTTAATGCTCTAGATTTCTTTAAAGGCGCATTCGCCACAGATTTAAGAAAAGGTGAAATTATCTCTGAAATTGTTTTACCTAACTTGGAGGGATATAGAACAATTTACAAAAAGGTCGTAAGAAGAGCTGGAGATTTTGCACTTGTATCTCTAGCATTAGCGATAAAATTGAGGCAAAATGAGATAGAGGATATTAGATTAGCTTATGGTGGAGTTGGGGAGAGACCATTCAGAGCGTTAGAAGTTGAGAAAAGTGTAATGGGTAAAAGGCTAAATGATGAGTTAGTAGAGGAAATTGTAAGTAAGGTTTCAAGTCAAGTAAATCCCCCTTCCGATACTAGGGGGAGTTCTT belongs to Saccharolobus solfataricus and includes:
- the cutB gene encoding glyceraldehyde dehydrogenase subunit beta is translated as MYPPDFTYVRVSSSEEATKFLESHDDARPLAGGQSLIPMLKLRVISPNYIVDLNPITSLSYVRSSFNSTKIGALTRYNEILKNDLVRVNVPLLHQAVRVVGDMQVRNLGTIGGSAANADPSADIPTVLTALNAEIILSSASGNRSVNALDFFKGAFATDLRKGEIISEIVLPNLEGYRTIYKKVVRRAGDFALVSLALAIKLRQNEIEDIRLAYGGVGERPFRALEVEKSVMGKRLNDELVEEIVSKVSSQVNPPSDTRGSSWYRREVMKVITRKALKEVSG